Genomic DNA from Prunus persica cultivar Lovell chromosome G1, Prunus_persica_NCBIv2, whole genome shotgun sequence:
CTTCCTGAAGCAAGGTTGGTTGGTTCTGTGGTATAGTCAGGATATACACCTGAGTGTGAAAGTAGCCTAACAGGCTAAGACATTATCAACAACACAAACAatataatcactttaaatTAATCAACACATAAATTAGCTACAATCTTAAAACTTTTCTGAGAAATGGCATGTGGGTTCTTTAGCAATGGCTTAATAAGCAAGTGCAAAGGTGTAACCTGATAGTAACATTGCGATCTGCAGCATTTTCCAAGGCGCTATAAACAGAAGCACCTTCCTGAGCTCCAAATCTCTGCAAATCCTCTTTTGAGTACCCAAAATCCCCAGAGCGAGGATCTTCAGGGTGCGCTATCAACTGCCAGTACTGAGCAATTACGTCCAGTCTCTCTGTTGAGTTCGACGCCAACCATTTGAGCACATCCCCTGCACAAATTACAAACACAAAGAATTATAATCAAAACAAGTGAAGATTTTGCTTattgggttttgatttttgagcGATGAAATTTATGTTACCGGTGGAGAGGACGCCAGGGACACGAGGAAGACTGGGCATGTCGGTGGGGATTGATTGGACGAGCCATGCTTTGCATTGCGCTGATTCAGTGACTGGTAGCAGAAGCAGATTCACTATCAGGGAGAGAGCAATCGCGATGAAGATGGTGCTTCTGTGACTGCCAGTGACTTTCATCTTTCTCTCGCTCTATGGCTATGGCTTCCTTCTCATACGATTGGGTCAATCAATGACTGGATATGGGAAGAAAGTCAAAAACTCGAACTTCAAAAGGAAATCGAACGTTAGTTTCTATAtttgatgaatttgaatttacaATTTCATCCTTTATTTATTCCGAATTCATctcaaattaatatttcatCTACAAGTCAAATGGTCCCTCATATATTCTATTATCATGCATCTAATTGCAGGGGAATATTCTCTCACAAGGATCTCTAATAAgtgaggtttttatttttattattaataggAGAGAATTGATAAACATGGAACATCTTTTAAAATCATACGAAAAACCGGATCGAGTGCTAGTTGCTATTTAACAAGTGATGATTCGGCTCGAATGTTTAATAACATAATATGTTAAAATTCgaaaaaagataattttttacACTTGAAATTTCAGTTCAGATAATTTCTGAGGAAttaagagcatccacagttGGGGGAGGGGGTATTTTCGAGGGTGTAAAGCCACTTTTACATCTCCTTTACACGTCCACAGGGTGTAAATACGTTTTTTGCTCCAATAGAAAACGACCAAAGATGCATATTCGATTTGTTTGTGataattcttttttgtgtgtgtgtttttttttttgtatgttttaactttttaaaattaattttgtgtgtgttagatttattttattcttccaAATAAATGgacctaaaaaaatataaatttggaGAACATATAATTTTACCTACACactaacataaaaatatctACGTAAAAATCTGGGCCATTGGAAGTGCAATGCAAATTGCATGAAATCTAGGTCTTCCATCTTGAGTTCCAATCCTTCTCTTTCCCCTTTCTCGTGGATCCCACTTGCAAGGGATGTAAAAAGAGATGCAAATGTGCATCTAATTTTACATCTCCATAGTTGTGATGTATTTTTACAACCATTTACATCTTCCCATTGAAGATGATTCCGACGACAAAAGTtgtatatttaacatacaccctcccattgtggatgctccaAGATAGTGGCATGATAGTCTGATGacaatgaaagaaaagaaatgatcTGATATTTCTAAATCCAAATGAACTAGCACTTAGCAcaaaacacatatataattttacaAGTGGAACCAAAGGATGTTAGACAAGGCACACAAATTTTAACTACAATGAACTCCCTTTGAAATAATATATGGTGGATAGAAAGACAAAATGATAGATCATCATCAGCTACAACAAATTCTACCCCTTTGTACACTTGGTAGTTGGAACTTTCCCGACCCATTCAATTTTAAGCAGCTCAGAAATCACCCTTACTAGGAGATAGAATGCCTCCTGTGTCTTGAAGATGAAACAGACTTTGTATCACCAGGAACAATTGAAGTTGGACTCTGAGAACTCCCAGATGTCTCAGAGCTCCTGTTCTCCACATGCTGCCCCTTACCCACAGACCATAATTTATCAAAGATTCTCCTTGACCTAGACGGCAACAATTGCACACCACTTCTACTGTTTTTGCTGTTCTTCTTGCCCAATTTCCCGTTCTTCTGGAACTCTTCAGTTACCTTAATTTCGCTCATATGCTTCCCCAGAGGTTtgcagttttcttcttctgccaACGCCATCTTGTTGCATTCTTCATCCAAATTTGTCGTGGAAAGCGAAGCATCACTGGGATGGTTGTTAGCAGCTCGAACGCCAGCTGCAGATCTTACCTGCTCAAAAAAGAGAACTTGAACAACAACTCGGAGTGGAAGCAGCTCATTCTGTGCAGCATCCATCGACGCTTCCATTGTCAGTTTCTTGACATTCATTAATCCAcatattcttttcctttcagcCTTTGTCAAACTAGGGTGCTCCTGGAGACAAAACAACTAATCAGTATTCATGTAAATATTTCAGCCATGTAATATCTTATCCACATCTGGACGAAACAGAacaaagtgaaatccaaaAGGTTTTACATGGCTGGGAGTTGCAAGgaaaagttatttttcatatacAACAAGCATCAAATAAGGTTCACATCTATTCGGACCAAACATACGTTTGACCATCTCATAGTCTGAAAGAGAAATGGTAAATCCTATCCTCTTACCCAAATCTCAGAAGCATGACAAGGCAACTCTAGTGAGAAGATAAAAGCATGGAGTAAAATCAAGAGAATAAAAAACGTAGCTGGACATGGCTTAAATGCGCGTACCTTCAGGTAGATGTCAATGGCTTTGTACAATCCATCATGAATTGGCCTTGCCGACTCAGGAATCAATTGTGATAAGTCTATGAAACTAGAGAGGTTAAGATTTGGGTCATGTGCAATTTCGGCAAGATACCCATCAATCAGTCTACCAACACTCAACAATGATCCATGCCCTAATATAAACTTATCACTccccttttcatttttctcaaccACATCCAAATTCCAGTTACATTTTTCATGCATCAGAAACTGATTCACAACAGAATGAACCAATTCAACATCATATATAGTAATTTGAGGAGATCGAGCTGGGATCAATAAATCAACAATACGAGCTTCGTGCAACTTCAAACTGATCCTCTTCACCAAATCCTCCCTCAATGAGTAGTCAGCTCCAACCAAAATAGAAACTTTCAAAAGTTTCAGCAAGAAACTGCATGAACAACCCATACCTTTGTCAGAAGGCAATAAGCAAATAATTGTTTCTACCAGAGATTTGTTCCTCAAGGCATGCTCATCAGAAATCAGTGCATCAACAGAATCTGGCAACCATCTAACTGCGTAAGTTTTCAGGGCCTCCCCAATAACAGCACCATCCATTCTTCCCTTTGATTTCACAGCAATCATAACTCGCTTGTAGAGATCAATATCCAGCTCACATATATCTTCAACCCACCAATCCCTGGGAACTTTTTCAACTCGATAATTCATCCCTTCTTCCACAATTTTATCAGTCTCTGCTAATTTTCGGTTATATGTGTAGGACCAGCTGATGTTGGCAGGGTCTACAGATGTTTTAGAAGCAATTGAATCTATGCATCTTCCAACAATCTTCAGATCCTCAGCCCATGACAGAAGAGGTTTGGTGGTTTGGAGAACAATAATGGAATCTTTCCAGCTACGGAAGATACTTGAGTTAAGGAAAACCTCAATTTTGAATACTAGGTTACTGCGATCAACATCCTCAGTCATCTCCAGATACTCAGCAGCGCAACGAGCAGCCACAACATTGTAAGCATTGAGAGTAACAGTCATTCCATAGCAAAATTTTGCACAAATTTCAAAAGATTTTGGCCCACCAGGAAAATCAACCATGTAAACTTCTTCAGAATTCTCTTCATTGGCCTTAGATACTAGTTTTTGCAGGCGATTGCTCTTGGACAAGAGAGGGaactggaaagaaaaatagagtTAACAATAGCAAGCTTTGGTAGAGAAAAGCAGCAGTAATTTTAGTAAACGAATATATCATTTCAATAATGAGCACCCACATTTTAAATCTGAAAACTGCTATACATGTTCAAAGGAACATAAAATTTAAGAATATTCATATGCATATATGACACCAAAACATCAAAACAAACCTGATGcaagtataaacaaaaatcatCTCATTTGACGAAAAAGAGTGGCAAGGAAAAAGTACCTTGTGAAGATAAAACTTCACTTCCCCGACATTTATAATGACATCTGTTGCCAATTCAGATGACACATATCTGCATGAACATATGAAAATCAGTTAATCACATAGACCCAAGGACGGTAGAAAACTAAAAGAAGGCatgaaaatgtaaaatatctTCATAGTTGGATGCATatgacaacaacaacaacaaaaggcTCAATAGGTTGAATTTAAAACCAGTTTGGAGGTATTAGGTTACTGGGTTAATGCATCAAGCTTTTCAATCTTGTTCTTAGTAAATTTTTACAATGAGAAGCTAGTTTgtgcaaattcaaaaacccCAGTCAGGTTATAGACTTCAAATTAGATAAGGCAAGATGGCATGCTGTAGCACAATATTCAAAATCCCTTAAAGTTGTAATTGAAACTAAAAGATCTACCGGCGAATTAATACTGTAATGAAGTAATACAGTTGGACAAAAAATAACTGTCATGTAGTCCATGTTTTAATATTCCATCTAATTCACCAATGCATCTAGCTCTTTTTCAACCTAACAATACAATTTGCATCTATGAAACTGGCACATGCAAGATCTAAGAAAGTTCCAGTCATTTGCATATTTAATCAGATGAAGGAAAAACGATGCACCAGAAGACAAATTTCACACATAATTTGTTTGACATAAAATGCTACTAAATCAACTGGAGATATAATCACCAAGTGAGCTTGTTTAaagatttttatatataaaaaaaaggttggtTGAACCCATGTCATCGTTTACAGGCAGGATTTCACCAGAGTGATGATTACAGATCTTGGGTACCTCATATGCCTTTACCACATTTGGACCACAAACTCAACTAAAATAGTGACATTCCAAGGCTGGACCACCCCCTGAAAGACCCTTCGATACCCCCAACTCCCTTTACCCGACTCTCGACAATTAAAATAGCTATacttttaagaaaaaagagaaaaacaatgaTAATAACAACACGAAACGCCCATGTGCCTTCTTCATCTCttgctttgttttcttatttattatctCCTAAAAAGTTTCTTGTATATCTtatccaagaaaataaaagggggTGTTTTCTTGTATGGTGGCAGTTAATCCTTCATTTTTTCTGTATATTGAGGTATATAAATCACCACCTAACAGTAAGTTCACCCTTTCTTCACCATGCAATGGAAGCATTTCACCATTTATGTATTAAGCCGAGCTTACTTAtacaaagaaaacctcaaaACATATATGCATTGCGAAACAAAAATGAACAACGGAAGCCTTTCACCATTTATGTACAAAACAGAGCATGCTTATACAAAGAAGACCTCAAACATATACGCATTATGAAACGAAAAAGAACAATTTCACAATTTTAAggggaaaaataattttgataaaaaagaaGGGGTGGGGGGGTGTGGGAAGAAGACCTCAAGTTCAGACTCTAAGGGAAACCTATTCAGCGCAGAGCATCGAAAGCagaggaaaataaaagaaaaattttgaaaaaaactaAATGGCTCTACTGAGTAAAGCTTGTGGcaaaacaaaacttgaaaagCCATATTTACCTGATAGACTTCCCATCAGCTTGAAACGCATCAGGCTTGGACCCCAACTTCATAAACTTCATTTTTACCCCAAAATAACCTTTTAAGCCACCAGAAGTTACGGTAACAAACAACCTATGGACAAGTACTGCTACTCCACAAACGTAGACTCCGTTTCTTCTGAGTCTGATGAAGCTGCGGCCAATGccaactttctctctctaaaatgGCGGGTCCTGAGGCTCAGCTCAGCTGAACAGAGACAAACCCCCCTCGTCGCTCTTGAGGACAAAACCAAATACCGAGACCAAAAATGGCGCTTCTTTAGAGGTCCTCTCCTTCTTCCTTCCACTCTCTCACACTCCTCccccccccctctctctctctctttctgtaaATCACGCAACCAGCAGAAACGTTGGACCGACACAAGCCCTGCCTTGGCCTTATAGCAAAGCCTCGACCTTTGCGCTCTTGTTCCCATTCATTTCAAGCCTTTATGATGACATTGATGAAACCACAACTATTTCCACCAAATCACTCATACCCCATaattaaaacccaaaacccaaacccaaaaggaaaaaaatcaaaaagagagagaattgctTGGAAGTTGTAATTTTTGCATCAGAGGATTTTATGAAGAGCTCTgttttatttctctttctctctctatctccctCAGTCTGCAAAGCTCATAATAAATCCTCGCCGCCTTTACTTTAATTCACCCCTGATCCGCTAAAGATTTTCCTCTCGTTTCTTTATGTGATTTTCCAAGGCGCAAATCTCAATGACTCGATGATGTTTGATATATAGTCTGATCGGTGTGGCTCTGACGCAGCTGTCTCCTCCTCTACTAAATTTTGCAgcgaaagaaaataataacaaaaaagaaaaaagcaaagagacacagagagagagggaaagttagagagagaaagtgtgTTTGGGTCTAGTGTGTGTATAGAGAGTAGGGGACTGTGTTACAGAGTGGCTCAGAGGACTTTTAAGAAGCTTTTATGCCGTTAAAGCACGCCACCCTTTTCTGGACTATTTTGCCCCTGCTCTTTTATACTTTTCACCTCTATTGTCCCTCCGTCGTCTGCCTTCGCGGGAGATCTTGCTTTACGCGCCGGGGAAGGAGAGTGGAGGGTGATAGTAGGGTCCATGTGAGGGTGGATGTTCCTGCCGTTTGACGCGTAGCTAAGATGAGGAACTTTTGACTTTTGACCCCCAAATCTAATAATAGGAATGGCTGGCTGGCTGGTCGCTACGTTTTTTCATCTGGATAAAGACCTTGCAATTCGTAATTTCctataagtttttttatgagataATCAAAATATATGAATAAATCATAATAACGTCCAAAAACTCCATATCAGAATCTCCTACAAACGGGTCGTGGGATCTTTGTTTCACCATTCCAACAGCCAGAAAactagggtttatggtttaagATTAAGATTTTACTCTAGTTCTAGatgtttgctttcttttttttcttcgattcaaaataattaatgcctttttaagaaaataataattcatcACAAaagttgggtttttatttatttattaatttatttatataagtgatattgTGAAAGAATAGATAGGAACACTGAACCTCGAGTGCACGATAACTACTTATAACTACTTATGCTAAAATTAGATTTTACACATGTGGACATTTCATGGTCATTTGGTAAAACTTTCTCCAAGTCAAAAACTGGTAAAATGGGTCAAACTTCTTAGTTGAATTACCTAACTTGCACTATTTTACAGCCTTGCCCATTTAGTCAATTAGACAAACACTGTAAATTCTAGTATTTACCCTGTCAGGCGAGGGGGCTAAATATGCAAGTCAGATATAGGCGTCTTCAAGCTTCATGGTGAGCTATGTTCCCTGTCAAATTGGTCAATTTTTATTAAGCTACAGGGTCCCTTTTTCATCCATAGGGCCTGAGCTTGGGACCTTAGGGTTGTGCAAGAGTAATCAATCCCCTTAAATGTTTGCTTAATTTTTTGGACAAGGGAGGAGAAGCTTTCAGAATCACCAGCAGGACCCCAATTCTCTCACATCTTTACAGCTGCTGCTTCATCATTGTACCAGTCCTCAACCACTTATGCATCTTTATCCTTTAATGTGTttctacaaaataaaaaccttttCAATTCTTTAAGGAACCTATTGAATTCACCATTGAATTCATTATTAGTTGAGTCATCTAGTTTGCTAAACCTAGTGTGGGCCGGGGAGATTTTGGGTCTCGTATACATCAACGAGAGATTTGTAATAGCATAACTCAACTCATAAACAATTGATTGTAgcgaattttgaattttacatACATTAATGGTTAGACACGTGAACAATAACTATAACATAACTCAAGTCATGCAATTTAATTATAGTGAATTTTGAACTTTACAGACATTAACATTTAGACTTTTAAGCAATTGATTATAACAGCTCATAAAACAATTACTTATAGCGAATTTTAAACGTTACATACGGTTAGACTCGTACACAACTGATGATATCAAAATTGAAGACATATATTTGTCAATGATGTAAACTCGTGGGTGTACTCTAAAGAGGAAATTATTAGGCGTGAGCTGTGAGCCCCTACCATCATAAATTAATGATGGATACTGGAAAGAAAGATGAGAGGGTATTGGGTCCCAATTCCAAATGAACAATGGGTTTATTGGGTAGGAGGAGATGGGTGAGTGAGGGGGTTGATGTGCTTTTGCTTGGCAAAAAGCCGATGTGGGGGACCATATGTGACCCTCTATGGCCAACCCCTTCGTGTGTGTTTGAAGAATAAGTTGCACGTTTTAGGTTTTTTGGTGCTATTTGGGTACACATTAGAGATTCTGTCCAGGTTTTATGCTCTTAAAGCTCGACATTTACTTACCCACATATCAACCTCTGTTCTTTTTCCCTCCCTCACGTCCACACGCTATAATACAATTAACTCCACCACAAGCATTCCACTCAATATGAAattttgcttctcttttttgtttttaggttGGTGCTAACGCCACTTCAGATCCACACGTAACTCGACCTCTAATCgtaaatttttaataaaagtgcAATCGATCACAAAACACATGTATTAAGTAAATTTCAATACTATTTAACTTCTCATAATTAAACTTAAAATGTTTAAATTTACAACTCAGTTCATAATTCCACAATTTGTTTGGACCACTCATGCATGTTACTAAGCTAATATATTCACTTTAAAATGAAAGATCGACCCCACCATTGCAAGTAGGAACTAGCACCAAAAAGCCACAGCTAGAAAATTCAACCTCAAAATTAATGCAATATAATTTTCTATAAGGTTGTACAAATCTTAAAATAGAAACCAAAACCAAGTGGGGTTCTCTCTAGCTATCcccttctctccctcctccATCAAGTAGTGAGAGTGACTTGCAATATTCCTCTTCTTATTTTGGTACAAAGTTAGATGGTGTGGTGATGTCCACTTCAAGCCATTACTCTTATGAAAATTGACAACTAAACGATGCTTATCCTCCCCCCCCCTTTATTCAAGTGGATGCCTTATTCATGCAAAAGAACATAACATCCTTGACTTGAGGAAGGGAACAAAGGACATTGTGCAGAGCCAGTGGTATTGGTAACCCAAGTCTCATCAATATTCTACAAGGCCTTCTGGAAGGTGGCACTGGCAAGGcaatttcttatattttgGGCTTAGCCTACGACTTCACAGAAATCCCAGGAAAATTGCAGCACCATGTAGAGGCCCAAGCCTAAACTTTGATCCTTGCAGGCTTGCACTATGTTGCAGGCCCAAAGTGCtaacacaaacccaaaattagaaaaaatggaaaagagaaagaaaaaagataagagGGATGGAAACGAATCTGTGGAATCAAGATTCTCGTAGCTCaaagtggttaagagcatttatccCGACACCTGAGGTCCTAGATTTGAATTCCACTTTTCTATGTCgcttatatataaagaaaagggAATTTGTGCAGTGCAGCAAATGGTGGTCAATCTTGGATTCATCCCACTGATCTATTTGCCCTTTTCCAGATTCAGATCAAAATTTAAGGTGCAGGAACTAAAATAGCATGTGCAATTGTTTTACGTTATATGCAATATAGTTGGAAAAAACATTGCAAACGACATGTCGTTACgttaaaggaaagaaatctGTTGCAAATTGCAGTTGtgtataaaaaggaaaaagatccAGTCACGACAAACTTTGATAATAATCTAGGCTGGGCTTTTATAC
This window encodes:
- the LOC18789332 gene encoding BTB/POZ domain-containing protein NPY1, whose protein sequence is MKFMKLGSKPDAFQADGKSIRYVSSELATDVIINVGEVKFYLHKFPLLSKSNRLQKLVSKANEENSEEVYMVDFPGGPKSFEICAKFCYGMTVTLNAYNVVAARCAAEYLEMTEDVDRSNLVFKIEVFLNSSIFRSWKDSIIVLQTTKPLLSWAEDLKIVGRCIDSIASKTSVDPANISWSYTYNRKLAETDKIVEEGMNYRVEKVPRDWWVEDICELDIDLYKRVMIAVKSKGRMDGAVIGEALKTYAVRWLPDSVDALISDEHALRNKSLVETIICLLPSDKGMGCSCSFLLKLLKVSILVGADYSLREDLVKRISLKLHEARIVDLLIPARSPQITIYDVELVHSVVNQFLMHEKCNWNLDVVEKNEKGSDKFILGHGSLLSVGRLIDGYLAEIAHDPNLNLSSFIDLSQLIPESARPIHDGLYKAIDIYLKEHPSLTKAERKRICGLMNVKKLTMEASMDAAQNELLPLRVVVQVLFFEQVRSAAGVRAANNHPSDASLSTTNLDEECNKMALAEEENCKPLGKHMSEIKVTEEFQKNGKLGKKNSKNSRSGVQLLPSRSRRIFDKLWSVGKGQHVENRSSETSGSSQSPTSIVPGDTKSVSSSRHRRHSIS